The Anaerolineae bacterium DNA segment AGAGGCCAATGAAAGAACCGGTGCCGCTCGGCCAGAGCCTGGACCTCGGCCAGCAAGGGCGGGTAGCTGCCGGCCGGCTGGCGCAGGTGCTGCCAGAGGCTGGCGGTGGTGGGGATGCGGGCGTCATCCCCGTAGCCGCTGCCGGCGTGCTCCTCGTCCAGGGGCACGAAGAAGGCCGCCGTCCACAGGTCGCAGGCCGTCTTCAGCCGCTGCCAGTCCTCGCGGCGACGCATGTCGGCGTAGAGCTCCTCCTGAGCGGCGATGTCGGCCACGGTGTCGTGAGGCATCTCGCTCAAGGCGCCGAACTCCCCCGCCAGGGTAGCCGCTGCCTCGCCGGGCTCCACCGTCAGCGGAAGCTGCCCCTGGCGCTGCTCCTGGTTGGTCCGCCTCAGGGTGAGGGCCACCCCCCTGTCGTCCCCGGTGACGGGAGCGTAGGCCTCGTCGGGGATGCCCTCCCGCAGGACGTCCAGGTCGGCCACGCCCACCAGGGAATCGCCGCAGCGGATGCGGTGGTCCAGGAAGGTGAGGGGCTTGCCCGGCTCGTGCCCCTCGATCCAGAGGGCCACCTTGCACAGATCCACCGCCAGGGGGTTCTTGTCCACGCCATACAGGCAGTGGGTGATGGCGAGGCGGGTGCCCTGGCGCCTGGCCTCGGGCGGGGGCTCATCGCTGCCGGTTTGGATTCTTGCCCACTCCAAGCCGATGCGCCGGGCCGCCGCCAGCAGGAAGTGGCCGCTGCCACAGGCCGGGTCGCACACCTTCAGCGACAGCAAGGCCGCCTTGGCCTCAACGGGGGAGTTCACCCTGTCATTGATGACCGGCTCGAGGGCGGAGCGGATCAGTTCCTGCACCAGTTCCGGCCGGGTGTAGTAGGAGCCGGTGCTCTTGCGCTCACTCCCCGACACGAAGACGAACCTGAGGTCCTCGCCTATCACCGGGTGGTAGTCCAGCAGGCTCTCGTAGACGCTGCCCAGCTCCTCCACGTTCAGGTCGCGGTAGTTGACCCGTCGCCGCACCTTCTCGTCCTTGGGGACGAAGTAGGACAGGGCGCCCACGGCATCGAGCAGGTCGCGGTTGCTGAGGCAGGCGTCCTCCAGATGGCTCATCTTCCAGGCGGCGAACAGCTCCCCGTTGAGCGGCGTAAGGCCCAGTTGAGCCGCCCAGCGCTCCTCCCGCAGGGCGGTGAAGAGGGTGCGCAGGCCCAGGTACAGGTCGTGGAAGCGTTCGGGGGCGCTCAGGGGTTCCTCGGCCAGGGAGCGTAGGCGGCTCATCCCGAAGTGCTCGCGGTACAGGCGAGTTCGGCTCTCGTGGCCACTGCCGAGCAGGTCCCGCTCCTCCGCCACCATCAGGAAGAGCAGGCGGTACACCAGGTACAGGAGTTCTTGGTAGAGCTGGCGAGCGTCAAGCCGGCCGGAGCGCACCTTCTCCCGCAACTCCCCATTCTTGGGGTGACGCATGAAGCCGTTCCCCAGGGTGAGGATGGTCCTCTCCACGGCTTCCCTCAGCCCCTCGCGGATGCGCCCCCCTTCCTCGATCGCTTGCTGATGGTAGCGTTCCAGCAGGCATTGGTGCGCGTCCTCGATGCCTTGGGGCAGGCGGGTGCGATGAGCCAGGCGATAGAAGAGGATAAACTCGTCCAGGAGTTCGCCCTCCAACATCTGGCGCAGGTCGAACTCGATGTAGGTGGGGCGGGTGAAGTAGGAAGAGTCCCGCAGCAAGCGCAAGAGGTAACCGTTGCTGACCAGGCCCCAGAGGTGCTCGCTGCGGTTGAGGTAGTCCTGCACCAGAGCATGGGGAGAGAGGCCGGCACGAGCAGGCGAGCCACTGCCCAGCTCCTGGTCACAGCCGACGAGGTGCGCCGGGGGCGCCTCCTCGTCCTCGCCTGCCCGATGCGAGATGGCGTAGGTCCGCCCGTCGACCAGGGCCGCCCTTCTCTGGTAGGTGACGCGGTAACCCAGGGCCTCCAGCAAGGGCAGCAGCCACTGCTCCCGGGTGACAGTGACGGTGGATTCACCTCCAGCGCGTGCCATCCGGCGCTGGAAGGCATCCCAGTAGGAGCGCACGTCGCTCCAGACGGCCGCCACCTCGTAGTCCAGGGACCGGCGCGACTCCAGGCCAAAGTCGGCCGGCTTCTGCCCCTCTCTCTGAGCGACGCTCTCTAGGAAGTCAGGTGAGAGCAGGCCCCCTTCGATGGCAATCGTTACCTGACTCACCCTCTCACCCCCTCAGGAACCGGCAACAGCACCAGCAGGCCCAGGAGGTCCGGCGGCATCTGCGGCTCCAGGCGCACCGTCGCCTGTCGCGGGGCCTGGCGTAGGCGCTGATGGGCGCGCGCCAGGTGGGCAGCCCTCTGCCGGAGCAGTTCCTCCAGCGTGGGCTGCAACTGAGGCCACCAGGAAAGGACTTCTTCGGTTACCTCTCGCTTTTCCGTTGGCGGCACGTTCCCTACGGCTTGCACAGCATCCAGCAACTGCCTCGCTTCCTCGAAGGGAATGGGGGAGAGAGATGGCGGCAGACCCTGAAAACCCCAGGCCAGCGTCTCCTCAGTCAGGTTGGGTCTGTCATCGCGCCCTTCGTATTGCAGGTAGCGCAGGCGCAGGAGGAGAAGCACGGTTCGCCGCTGCACCTGGCCGGTGCGCACGACGCCGCAGCGGCTCACCGGTCGCAGGGATGGCTGGGGGTGGAAAGCCAGGTCGAGAAGGTATTCCGCCAGAGCCTCGACGAAGGGGTGGTTGCGGCCCACATAGTCGAGCCCTGCCGGCGTGGGCGAGGTGAAGGTGATAGGCCAGGGGTCGGGAACAGCGCCCAGGCGTTGGCGTACGCTTGCCGGCAGCCCGGCGAGGCCGACCTCCCAGCGGCCGCTACCTCGTTGGCTGAGGCTGAACCCCAAGCGCTGGGAGGCATCGAGGAGGAAGTCGCGCACTGCCGCTGGGTCGCCCAGCACCGCATCCGTCTGGCGCAGCTCCCCCTCCACCTCGTCCGGCCTGATGGCGTGCTGGGCGAAGCGGGTGCGGCTCTCCTTCTCGCGTTGCGCGGCGCGGTCCTGCTCCTCCTGCACCTGCCGCACTATGGTAGCGACATCGCCAGGCTGGTCGAACAGGCTGAGCTGAGTACCGTAGCTGGCACGGGTGAACAGGGAACGCAGGACCGCTTCCATCACACCCTCGCTGTCCACGGGCACGGGCACATGGATGCCCAGGTCGCGCCGTATCTCCCGCGCCTTGCGCAGGAGCACGTCCAGCACTGCCCCGTCCACGGGGTTGTCTTGGCCATAGATGAGGGCCACCTTCACCACCGGGGACGGCTGGCCGAAGCGGTCGACCCGCCCCTCGCGCTGCTCCAAGCGGTTGGGGTTCCAGGGCAAGTCATAGTGCACCACGGCGTTGAAGTGCTCCTGCAGGTTGATGCCCTCGCTCAAGCAGTCGGTGGCCACCAACACCCGGTTCTTGGCCCGGGCAAGGTCAGCCACTTTGATCTGGCGCTCCTCGTCCGAGAGCAGCCCGGTGACGGATGCCACCCTCAAGTTAGAGAAGCGTCCTTCCAGGCGCTTCTGCAGCTCCGCGGCCACATAGTCAGCGGTGGCAATATAACGGCACCAGACGATAGGCTGGAAGCTCGCTTGCAGCAGATCCCCCACAACTTTCACCGAGGTGAGGAGCTTGTTGTCGGCATCGCCCCGCAGGCGGTGAGCCTGATGGGCGAACTGGCGCAGCTTGCGCCGGTCGCCGCCGCCCCAGGTGTCGTCCTGCTCCTGAGCGTCGAAGACGCTGGAGGGCTGGGCGTCCACCGCGGTTTCGATCTCCAGCGGGTCATATACCACCGGCTCGAAGGTCTCCTCCAGTTCCTCGTCAGTGGCCACCTCCAGAGCCTCTAAGCTGGCCGCTGGCCGGCCATCGTCGTCGGCCATGCGCTTGAGAAGGGCCGCCTCGGCTGCAGCGGGCGAGGAAGTGATGCAGCGAAGCAGGGCGAGAGCCGACCAGAAGCGCATGCGCTTGCGCCAGCCGGTGAGGGTCTCGGCGGAGCGCACCATCTCGCTGGCAAAGTCGTAGACCTCCCCGTAGAAGCGCCGGTACTCGATGGAGAAGTGATAGGGCTGCTCGGAGTTGTGGTCGTCGCGCTCGGGGAAGGGGGTCTCCTCGCCCATCCACTTGAGCACGTCTCCCCGGCGGCGCTGCACAAAGTGACGGGCCAGCCGCCACCGATCGCCTTCGTGCAGTTGAGCCAGGCTCAGCCTGCCGAACTCCGGCCGCAGCAGCCCCAGGATGGAAAGGAAGGACTCCTCGATGCCGCTGTGCGGGGTAGCGGTGAGCAGGATCAGGTGGCGCTCCTGGTCGTCCGCCAGCTCCTTTAGCAGCCGGTGTCGCTGTTGCTGCGCTCGACCGCGGCGGCCGCTGGGTGGCTGGGCGGCACCGTGAGCTTCATCCACCAGCACCAGCTCCGGGCAGTGCTGCAAGAAGGCGGCCCGGTAACGGTCAGCCTTGACCAGATCAATGCTGGCCACGAAGTAACGGTAATGCTGGAAGACGCTGACATCAGGAGGCTTCTGGGGGTCGCGTTCCAGGCGCGCCAGGGTGCCGGAGCGGATGACGACCGCATCCATATGGAACTTCTCCCGCAGCTCCCTCTGCCACTGGTCGCACAGGTAGGGCGGGCAGAGGACGGCCATTCGGCTCACCTCACCCCGGTCCAGAAGCTCTCTGGCGACGAGCCCGGCCTCGATAGTCTTGCCCACGCCGACGTCGTCGGCAATGAGGACTCGCACCTTGTCCAGCCGCAGGGCCATGAGCAGGGGCACGAACTGGTAGGGCCGGGGGCGAAACGACAGGCGACCCAGAGACCGGAAAGGAGCAGCCCCCTCCCGCAGCAGCAGCCTGGCCCCCGCCAGCAGCAAGCGCACGGCGGCATGGTCCTGCACATCATCGGGGGAGGGCAAGGGGAACTGGGCCGGCTCGATGCGCTCGTAGGGCAGAGTGTAGCCGGCCAGTTCAGCGAGAGGGGCAATGACCCCGCAGATCTCGCGGCTGCTGCCGCCGATGGGCCGGAGCAGCAGCAATGGCGGGTTGGGCGAGGGGAGCACCACCCACTCGCGTTCGCGGTAGCGGACAAGGGAACCTGGTTGCATGGCTTCACCCTCACCCGAAGACGTCGCCATGGGCCTCGATCTGCTCCTCGAGGCTACGGTCGTAGCGGATGGCGATCACCCGATAGCCCCGGTCGCGAAGCTCGCGCCGAAGGGCCTCGTCGCGTTGGCGCTGCTGAGGCTCGTCGTGGACGCTGCCGTCACAGAAGACACAGACGTTAGGCTCGTAGAAGAAGTCGGGCTGGCAGAAGACGTCCTGCAGTTGCTTCTGGGCAGCATCGGGTAGACGACGGCTGCTGTGGTAGATGAGGTCCAAGAACTCACGCTCCAGCTCGGAGCGGGTGTCGGTGAGGGAGCGCAGGTAGCGATAGTGAGCCTCGTAGTCGCGCGTCTCGCTGCCGGTGCGGGTGCAGGAGCGCATCAAGGCCATCAGGAAATCCCTCACTAGACGCCGGTCCAGAAGGAAGTGGTCGCGCTGGTTGTAGTAGGAGAGGAGACAGTCGTAGCAGGCACGAGCGCAGCCCTTTTCCTCATCTTCGGGAGGACGGCGGTCCTCGCCCGTCTCAGGATCGAAGTGGAGGATGTCGAGGGCGGTGCGGGCCACCTGGGCCAGGGCATCGGGTTCTTCCGCCAGCCGATGCAGGACTCCCAGGCCGCCCTCGGTTGCCTCCCAGAGCAGGATGCTCCGCTGCTCGCCGTCGCCGATGCGCTCGGAGGCCAGCTCGTCCTCCTCCACCTGGAAACACTGCTGGATGCCACGGCACAAGGCGTATTGGAGGTTAGCTAGC contains these protein-coding regions:
- a CDS encoding N-6 DNA methylase → MAIEGGLLSPDFLESVAQREGQKPADFGLESRRSLDYEVAAVWSDVRSYWDAFQRRMARAGGESTVTVTREQWLLPLLEALGYRVTYQRRAALVDGRTYAISHRAGEDEEAPPAHLVGCDQELGSGSPARAGLSPHALVQDYLNRSEHLWGLVSNGYLLRLLRDSSYFTRPTYIEFDLRQMLEGELLDEFILFYRLAHRTRLPQGIEDAHQCLLERYHQQAIEEGGRIREGLREAVERTILTLGNGFMRHPKNGELREKVRSGRLDARQLYQELLYLVYRLLFLMVAEERDLLGSGHESRTRLYREHFGMSRLRSLAEEPLSAPERFHDLYLGLRTLFTALREERWAAQLGLTPLNGELFAAWKMSHLEDACLSNRDLLDAVGALSYFVPKDEKVRRRVNYRDLNVEELGSVYESLLDYHPVIGEDLRFVFVSGSERKSTGSYYTRPELVQELIRSALEPVINDRVNSPVEAKAALLSLKVCDPACGSGHFLLAAARRIGLEWARIQTGSDEPPPEARRQGTRLAITHCLYGVDKNPLAVDLCKVALWIEGHEPGKPLTFLDHRIRCGDSLVGVADLDVLREGIPDEAYAPVTGDDRGVALTLRRTNQEQRQGQLPLTVEPGEAAATLAGEFGALSEMPHDTVADIAAQEELYADMRRREDWQRLKTACDLWTAAFFVPLDEEHAGSGYGDDARIPTTASLWQHLRQPAGSYPPLLAEVQALAERHRFFHWPLEFPDVWARGGFDVMLCNPPWEMAQFDDREFFSLHRPAIALAPNMAARDRMVRELRDSDPELHRSYGYAKAASDKVKSYYHGSGRFPLGSHGRVNLARLFAELLRRLVKAGGRAGAVLPTGIATDSFGQHFFADLVESGELASLYDFENREALFPGVHRSYKFCLLTLRPNPPASFPSREGSGVLPSPRRGGAGGEVMSFAFFLTHPGQLRDEERAFSLTREDFRRLNPNTRTCPVFRTGADAELTRKIYRRVPVLVNEATGENPWGVRFKLMFMMNTDSHLFRTRAELEGQGYRLVGNRFVPEGVTRCVGDDTSSPHHPLTQSPPHSYLPLYEAKMIWQFDHRFGSYEGVDSRSNTHLPNLTPEQHADPARLPLPWYWVPAEEVEARLGDWKRGWLLGFRDVTNATNERTAIFSLLPRVGVGHTMPLLLLREMLSTLALCCLLGLPNTLPFDWIARQKMGGMHLTYNYLKQFPVLPPDAYTGADFPFIVPRVLEVVYTAWDMKPFADDVWREADEPLRQAIQQQWEANRIATGGHTWQPPEWAEVAADGMPLPPFRWDEGRRAVLRAELDAYYARLYGLTEEELRYILDPQDVYGPDFPGETFRVLKEKELRQYGEYRTRRLVLEAWGRVG
- a CDS encoding DEAD/DEAH box helicase, with translation MQPGSLVRYREREWVVLPSPNPPLLLLRPIGGSSREICGVIAPLAELAGYTLPYERIEPAQFPLPSPDDVQDHAAVRLLLAGARLLLREGAAPFRSLGRLSFRPRPYQFVPLLMALRLDKVRVLIADDVGVGKTIEAGLVARELLDRGEVSRMAVLCPPYLCDQWQRELREKFHMDAVVIRSGTLARLERDPQKPPDVSVFQHYRYFVASIDLVKADRYRAAFLQHCPELVLVDEAHGAAQPPSGRRGRAQQQRHRLLKELADDQERHLILLTATPHSGIEESFLSILGLLRPEFGRLSLAQLHEGDRWRLARHFVQRRRGDVLKWMGEETPFPERDDHNSEQPYHFSIEYRRFYGEVYDFASEMVRSAETLTGWRKRMRFWSALALLRCITSSPAAAEAALLKRMADDDGRPAASLEALEVATDEELEETFEPVVYDPLEIETAVDAQPSSVFDAQEQDDTWGGGDRRKLRQFAHQAHRLRGDADNKLLTSVKVVGDLLQASFQPIVWCRYIATADYVAAELQKRLEGRFSNLRVASVTGLLSDEERQIKVADLARAKNRVLVATDCLSEGINLQEHFNAVVHYDLPWNPNRLEQREGRVDRFGQPSPVVKVALIYGQDNPVDGAVLDVLLRKAREIRRDLGIHVPVPVDSEGVMEAVLRSLFTRASYGTQLSLFDQPGDVATIVRQVQEEQDRAAQREKESRTRFAQHAIRPDEVEGELRQTDAVLGDPAAVRDFLLDASQRLGFSLSQRGSGRWEVGLAGLPASVRQRLGAVPDPWPITFTSPTPAGLDYVGRNHPFVEALAEYLLDLAFHPQPSLRPVSRCGVVRTGQVQRRTVLLLLRLRYLQYEGRDDRPNLTEETLAWGFQGLPPSLSPIPFEEARQLLDAVQAVGNVPPTEKREVTEEVLSWWPQLQPTLEELLRQRAAHLARAHQRLRQAPRQATVRLEPQMPPDLLGLLVLLPVPEGVRG
- a CDS encoding DUF1998 domain-containing protein, yielding GWLRGREPGFTLDLASGAWVTERTDGGGMRNEYRDLRSNVRLFVRGTANALLLRVPDVDAEGREALLANLQYALCRGIQQCFQVEEDELASERIGDGEQRSILLWEATEGGLGVLHRLAEEPDALAQVARTALDILHFDPETGEDRRPPEDEEKGCARACYDCLLSYYNQRDHFLLDRRLVRDFLMALMRSCTRTGSETRDYEAHYRYLRSLTDTRSELEREFLDLIYHSSRRLPDAAQKQLQDVFCQPDFFYEPNVCVFCDGSVHDEPQQRQRDEALRRELRDRGYRVIAIRYDRSLEEQIEAHGDVFG